The Ignavibacteriales bacterium genome has a window encoding:
- a CDS encoding T9SS type A sorting domain-containing protein, with product VIFGQRINSAGEVQWATDGKLLSPPSKTCKEPILCFDNAASVYLVWITEAQSTDTNIGSQKIDLDGNLLWGSAGVDICLAPSYQQEISIINNIGGGIIVTWQDLRNIPDADIYAQWIDDNGNPKWLSNGKKICGAADVQSYPVLSTDGLAGAIISWWDLRNGSNEDIYAQNIDYRGELGTTNNYYQRQNLNKSISDGTPTYDTLVVPLIKKTANQTIYDITIKIGSVIHDNVSDLEFTLTHNAITDTLIYRVNGNGGINFSNTYLNDNLGIPFDGAKAPFSGVFIPHNSLSSFTSSSVSGEWILNIVDHKSGDDGILQNWGLLISESTLVGVEEEKDMYPEVFYLSQNHPNPFNPSTTIKWQQPETNIVTLKIYDVLGRELTTLINEELTAGNHETVFNASRLSSGVYFYQLQAGDFVQTKKMVLLR from the coding sequence GTGTTATTTTTGGACAAAGAATAAATTCTGCAGGAGAAGTACAATGGGCTACCGATGGAAAACTTCTCTCACCACCATCTAAAACTTGTAAAGAACCAATTTTATGTTTTGATAATGCTGCTAGTGTATACCTCGTTTGGATAACGGAAGCCCAGTCGACGGATACTAATATAGGTTCTCAGAAAATTGATTTGGATGGAAATCTTTTATGGGGAAGTGCCGGTGTAGATATTTGTCTTGCTCCCAGCTATCAGCAAGAAATTTCCATCATAAATAATATAGGCGGAGGAATCATTGTAACCTGGCAGGATTTAAGAAATATACCCGATGCAGATATTTATGCGCAATGGATAGATGATAATGGAAATCCTAAATGGTTATCTAATGGTAAAAAAATATGCGGTGCAGCTGATGTACAAAGTTATCCGGTACTATCAACAGATGGACTTGCCGGGGCAATAATTTCCTGGTGGGATTTACGAAATGGCAGCAATGAAGATATCTACGCACAAAACATTGATTATAGGGGAGAGCTTGGAACAACAAATAATTACTATCAAAGACAAAATTTAAATAAATCCATAAGTGATGGAACGCCAACTTATGATACGCTTGTTGTTCCTTTAATTAAAAAAACAGCAAACCAAACGATCTATGATATAACTATAAAAATTGGAAGTGTAATACACGATAATGTGAGTGATCTTGAATTTACATTAACACATAACGCAATTACTGACACACTTATTTATAGAGTTAATGGAAACGGCGGTATTAATTTTAGCAACACTTACTTAAATGATAATTTAGGAATTCCATTCGACGGTGCTAAAGCTCCTTTTTCGGGAGTATTTATACCACACAATTCATTATCCAGTTTTACTAGCAGTTCAGTATCTGGAGAGTGGATATTAAACATTGTAGATCATAAATCCGGTGATGATGGTATTCTGCAAAATTGGGGTTTGTTGATTTCTGAAAGCACACTTGTTGGCGTTGAAGAAGAAAAAGATATGTATCCCGAGGTATTTTATTTATCACAAAACCATCCAAACCCATTTAACCCCAGCACAACAATAAAATGGCAACAACCAGAAACAAATATTGTAACTCTAAAAATTTATGATGTCTTAGGCAGAGAATTAACGACGCTGATTAATGAAGAATTAACTGCAGGCAACCACGAAACCGTTTTTAATGCATCACGCTTAAGCAGCGGAGTTTATTTCTATCAATTACAAGCAGGAGACTTTGTTCAAACAAAAAAAATGGTATTGCTTCGTTAA
- a CDS encoding T9SS type A sorting domain-containing protein produces the protein MNSGYTAFAENSIGHIFCGTTNFGSGVWRSTDSGNTWEQINSGLPTMDIRSVGVDSEDYVYAGTGGKSMFKTTTSTVTDVEEIKFEPVSFSLSQNYPNPFNPSTKISWQSPIGSWQTLKVYDVLGNEVVTLVNEYKPAGSYEVEFSAVELSTGIYFYQLKAGSFAHTRKMILLK, from the coding sequence ATGAACTCTGGATATACTGCCTTTGCTGAAAACTCGATTGGACATATTTTCTGTGGAACAACTAACTTTGGCAGTGGTGTGTGGCGCTCGACAGACAGTGGCAATACCTGGGAACAAATAAATTCAGGTTTGCCCACAATGGATATTAGATCTGTTGGCGTTGATTCTGAAGATTACGTGTATGCAGGTACAGGTGGTAAATCTATGTTCAAAACTACAACATCTACAGTTACAGATGTAGAAGAAATTAAATTTGAACCAGTTTCTTTTTCTTTATCTCAGAATTACCCAAACCCTTTTAACCCAAGTACAAAAATCAGTTGGCAGTCGCCAATAGGCAGTTGGCAAACTTTAAAAGTTTATGATGTTTTGGGTAATGAAGTTGTTACTTTAGTTAATGAGTATAAACCTGCGGGAAGTTATGAAGTTGAGTTCTCTGCCGTTGAATTGTCAACTGGGATTTATTTCTATCAACTAAAAGCTGGAAGTTTTGCTCATACAAGAAAGATGATATTATTAAAATAA
- a CDS encoding T9SS type A sorting domain-containing protein codes for MRIKIYLPIIVLLITISNLFSQSTSKIYYSQYSLTQMNIYQANLDGSNEITIPLPIRPHAIAVDWKSVPQKLYVGLIDVIGDSKIIRCDIDGSNQEDVLTNLIGLNAIALDLLNRKIYWVQDTYNDDRIFRANMDSLNSSIQQIYSATVSSRDLWGITLDVVTSRVWFTERGGNCYSSYIKRINTDGSGLTIILNPVCNPHDIEYYNGKLFWGDMDGLEKANTDGSGIETIVSSAKIDGLSIDATNNKVYWVDYLADLVKCVGVDGSNETTISSSHISLSRIDTDFNPAITDIENPEPQLFLFNLAQNYPNPFNPNTKIKWQLPQTGLVTLKIYDMLGREIATLINEELDAGNHEIVFEAASFSSGVYFYQIKVGDFIQTKKMILIK; via the coding sequence ATGAGAATTAAAATTTACTTACCAATTATTGTTTTACTTATTACAATAAGTAATCTTTTTTCTCAGTCCACATCAAAGATATACTACAGCCAGTATAGCTTAACACAAATGAACATTTACCAGGCTAATCTGGATGGATCTAATGAGATTACAATACCACTGCCCATTAGACCACATGCAATTGCTGTTGATTGGAAAAGTGTCCCTCAAAAGTTATACGTAGGGCTAATTGATGTGATAGGTGATAGCAAAATAATTCGTTGTGATATCGATGGAAGCAATCAGGAAGATGTTCTGACCAATCTGATTGGGCTTAATGCGATAGCACTTGACTTGTTAAATCGAAAAATTTATTGGGTGCAGGACACCTATAATGATGACAGAATTTTTAGAGCGAATATGGATAGCTTAAATTCTTCTATTCAACAAATCTATTCTGCTACAGTATCATCAAGAGATTTATGGGGAATTACATTAGATGTTGTTACCAGTCGAGTTTGGTTTACAGAAAGAGGCGGAAACTGTTATTCCAGTTACATTAAAAGAATAAATACGGATGGAAGTGGGTTAACAATAATTCTAAATCCCGTTTGCAATCCACACGATATTGAATATTATAATGGAAAACTTTTCTGGGGTGATATGGACGGATTAGAAAAAGCCAATACAGATGGAAGCGGGATAGAAACAATTGTCAGCTCCGCTAAGATAGATGGATTATCAATTGATGCAACAAACAACAAGGTCTATTGGGTGGATTATTTGGCTGATCTGGTAAAATGTGTTGGTGTTGATGGGTCTAATGAAACAACCATATCAAGTTCACACATCAGCCTATCCAGGATTGACACAGATTTCAATCCAGCAATAACAGATATAGAAAATCCCGAACCTCAATTATTTTTATTTAACTTAGCTCAAAATTACCCCAACCCATTTAATCCAAATACAAAAATTAAATGGCAATTGCCTCAAACAGGATTAGTAACACTAAAAATCTATGATATGTTGGGCAGAGAAATTGCCACACTTATTAATGAAGAATTAGATGCGGGTAACCACGAAATTGTTTTTGAAGCAGCAAGTTTTAGCAGTGGAGTTTATTTCTATCAAATTAAAGTAGGAGATTTTATTCAAACAAAGAAAATGATATTAATTAAATAA
- a CDS encoding T9SS type A sorting domain-containing protein translates to MKKLFVSFVISLLFQLNITAQSGWSWVNPLPQGNHLSDIEVTANLSVAVGYGGTIMTNNGSGWEIRDGGFEDVLFSVCIYGNNIWASGVDGAILHCSDGSGTSWESQTSGVDKQLRSVFFLDDQKGWAVGLERTILNTSDGGQNWGVQSSGGNTHLYSVFMISESVGYACGYDLSSSKGIILKTTTGGTYWPGQINPALNNRLRSIYFKDIDNGVAVGENGTVLYTTNAGLNWYLADSKTTSDLMDADYDNQGNGYAVGDDGVIIYTSDFGQNWNLQNSGTENILYGVSGNRIVGETGIILRSTNGGQAWEFESTGFTDNLLSLDFVTDNIGYATGVNGKIYRTTDGGLTWPLLPTSITVGLGKVQFINLDTGWVASSHYIYRTTNGGLSWEQQLYLPQPNEVIFDVEFVKGLPGEPVFGFACGGLAGFWKSTNGGETWSGGYACTNGNFLGCSFVDKNNGWLVGAPSTVNTITIMHTTDGGGTFIEQTNPIIEPYMRDVCFVTDQRGIAVGNNGKTLYTSDGGANWEERPNGSKVWQEVFLSETGKAWTVGFYGSIAHSDDWGYTWQMQKSGVYETLNGIDFINDNDGWIVGNNGTILHTTNGGVTFLEEEKIYELPTTYSLSNNFPNPFNPSTKIQYSIPQSNKVVIKIFNVLGKEVETLVNEEKSVGTYELNWNATDLPSGVYFYQINAGEFIQTKKMILLK, encoded by the coding sequence ATGAAAAAGTTATTTGTATCATTTGTTATATCACTTTTGTTTCAACTTAATATTACCGCACAATCCGGTTGGTCTTGGGTAAATCCGCTTCCACAGGGAAATCACTTGAGCGATATTGAAGTAACGGCAAATCTTAGTGTTGCAGTAGGTTATGGTGGTACAATAATGACTAACAACGGCAGCGGTTGGGAGATAAGGGATGGAGGATTTGAAGATGTTTTATTTTCAGTTTGTATATATGGAAATAATATTTGGGCAAGTGGTGTTGATGGGGCCATTTTGCATTGCAGTGATGGAAGCGGAACATCCTGGGAGTCACAAACAAGCGGAGTGGATAAACAATTGCGTTCCGTTTTTTTCCTGGACGACCAAAAAGGTTGGGCAGTAGGTTTAGAACGTACAATACTCAATACTTCTGATGGTGGACAAAATTGGGGAGTTCAATCTTCTGGTGGAAACACTCATCTGTACTCTGTTTTTATGATTAGCGAATCTGTTGGATACGCCTGTGGTTACGACCTTTCAAGCTCTAAAGGAATAATTCTTAAAACTACAACCGGCGGGACATATTGGCCAGGTCAAATCAATCCAGCGCTAAATAATCGATTAAGATCAATTTACTTTAAAGATATTGATAATGGTGTAGCAGTTGGTGAAAATGGAACAGTCTTGTATACAACAAATGCAGGGCTTAATTGGTATTTAGCTGATAGTAAAACTACAAGTGATCTGATGGATGCAGATTATGATAATCAAGGTAATGGATATGCCGTTGGCGATGATGGCGTGATAATTTATACAAGTGACTTTGGACAGAATTGGAATCTTCAAAACTCGGGCACAGAAAATATTTTATATGGAGTTTCTGGTAATAGAATTGTGGGTGAAACTGGCATAATACTAAGATCAACTAATGGCGGTCAGGCCTGGGAATTTGAATCGACAGGATTCACGGATAATCTATTAAGTCTGGACTTTGTAACTGACAATATTGGATATGCTACAGGAGTAAATGGAAAAATTTATCGCACAACAGACGGAGGGTTAACCTGGCCATTATTACCAACTAGTATAACTGTAGGTTTAGGTAAAGTTCAGTTTATAAATCTAGATACTGGTTGGGTTGCTTCTTCTCATTATATTTATCGTACAACAAACGGGGGTTTGAGTTGGGAACAGCAACTCTATTTGCCTCAACCTAATGAAGTAATTTTTGATGTAGAGTTTGTTAAAGGCCTGCCCGGTGAACCAGTGTTTGGTTTTGCTTGCGGCGGATTGGCTGGTTTCTGGAAAAGTACAAATGGGGGTGAAACTTGGAGTGGAGGATATGCTTGTACTAATGGTAACTTCCTTGGATGTAGTTTTGTAGATAAAAATAACGGATGGCTTGTTGGGGCACCAAGCACTGTTAATACTATTACAATAATGCACACCACAGATGGCGGGGGCACATTTATAGAGCAGACTAATCCTATAATAGAACCCTATATGCGTGATGTTTGTTTTGTCACAGATCAGAGGGGAATTGCGGTCGGAAATAATGGAAAAACTTTATATACGAGCGATGGTGGTGCAAACTGGGAAGAAAGACCCAATGGTAGTAAAGTTTGGCAGGAAGTTTTTCTTTCTGAAACCGGAAAAGCCTGGACCGTTGGATTTTATGGATCAATAGCCCATTCTGATGATTGGGGCTATACCTGGCAAATGCAAAAAAGTGGTGTATATGAAACTCTGAATGGGATTGATTTTATAAATGATAATGACGGATGGATTGTTGGTAATAACGGTACAATACTTCATACGACAAACGGCGGTGTAACGTTTCTTGAAGAAGAAAAGATTTATGAATTACCAACCACTTATTCCTTGAGTAATAATTTTCCCAATCCTTTTAACCCAAGTACAAAAATTCAATACTCAATTCCACAATCAAATAAAGTTGTAATTAAAATATTTAATGTACTTGGAAAGGAAGTGGAAACATTAGTTAATGAAGAAAAATCGGTTGGTACTTATGAGCTAAACTGGAATGCCACTGATCTACCTAGCGGAGTTTATTTCTATCAAATTAATGCTGGAGAATTTATTCAAACAAAAAAAATGATTTTATTAAAGTGA
- a CDS encoding OmpA family protein, with the protein MKQASDIKISVDGHTDSDGTNESNLKLSEQRAKAVVDAIVKGGIGKSRLSSTGFGEEKPIADNNTEEGKAKNRRVELIKL; encoded by the coding sequence ATGAAGCAAGCGAGTGATATAAAAATTAGCGTTGATGGACACACAGACAGTGATGGTACAAACGAATCAAATTTAAAGCTTTCTGAACAAAGAGCGAAAGCTGTTGTTGATGCAATTGTTAAAGGAGGAATTGGCAAATCCAGATTAAGCTCTACAGGGTTTGGCGAGGAGAAACCAATTGCAGATAACAATACCGAGGAAGGAAAAGCAAAAAACAGAAGAGTTGAACTGATAAAACTATAA